A stretch of Stenotrophomonas indicatrix DNA encodes these proteins:
- a CDS encoding response regulator, which yields MNHVPHILVVDDDSDIRQMLADYLQRNGLRVSQADGGRAMRALMDTHAVDLVVLDVMMPGEDGLSLCRNLRAGKHRAVPVVLLTARDDETDRIIGLEMGADDYVTKPFSSRELLARINAVIRRTQMLPPNLQVSEAGRQLAFGEWRLDTTARHLLDAQDTAYPLSGAEFRLLRVFLDHANRVLSRDQLLSLTQGRDAELFDRSIDLLVSRVRQRLGDDAREPTYIKTVRSEGYVFSVPVQLLGPEE from the coding sequence ATGAACCACGTACCGCACATCCTTGTCGTCGACGATGACAGCGACATCCGCCAGATGCTGGCCGACTACCTGCAGCGCAACGGCCTGCGCGTCAGCCAGGCCGATGGTGGCCGCGCGATGCGCGCGCTGATGGACACCCATGCGGTGGACCTGGTGGTGCTGGATGTGATGATGCCCGGCGAGGATGGCTTGAGCCTGTGCCGCAACCTGCGGGCCGGCAAGCACCGCGCCGTGCCGGTGGTGCTGCTGACCGCCCGCGATGATGAGACCGACCGCATCATCGGCCTGGAAATGGGCGCCGATGATTACGTGACCAAACCGTTCTCCTCGCGCGAACTGCTGGCACGCATCAACGCGGTGATCCGCCGCACGCAGATGCTGCCGCCGAACCTGCAGGTGAGCGAAGCCGGCCGACAGCTGGCCTTCGGCGAATGGCGCCTGGATACCACCGCCCGCCACCTGCTGGACGCGCAGGACACCGCCTATCCGCTCAGCGGCGCCGAGTTCCGGCTGCTGCGCGTGTTCCTTGACCACGCCAACCGTGTGCTCAGCCGCGACCAGCTGCTCAGCCTCACCCAGGGCCGCGATGCGGAGCTGTTCGACCGCTCGATCGACCTGCTGGTCAGCCGCGTGCGCCAGCGCCTGGGCGACGATGCGCGTGAGCCGACCTACATCAAGACCGTGCGCAGCGAAGGCTATGTGTTCAGCGTGCCGGTGCAGTTGCTGGGGCCGGAGGAATGA